A single region of the Streptomyces sp. AM 4-1-1 genome encodes:
- a CDS encoding FAD-binding and (Fe-S)-binding domain-containing protein has protein sequence MARESSPDEDAGAAPTRTEELDVPALERALQGRVNGEVRFDAGSRGAYSTDGSNYRQVPIGVVVPRDVEAGAAAVAVCAEFGAPVLSRGGGTSLGGQCTNTAVVIDWTKYCHRLVSVDAGRRTCVVEPGIVLDELNRELSGHELKFGPKPSTHSHCSLGGMIGNNSCGASAQAYGKTVDNVRRLEILTYDGLRCWVGPTPDEEFERIVAAGGRRAELYRELRRIVDHHLGDVRRGFPRIPRRVSGYNLDSLLPENGFDVARALVGSEGTLVTVLHAELELVPVPPYESILLLGYDDICSAADDVPRLLEHSSPTQLEALDGRMAQLMREEHAFLESLDAFPEGESWLLLQFSGDSQEEVDTQGQGLLKALGRTEKDPTVTFSDDPGREQKMLKAREAGLGVTARPPDGRDTWEGWEDSAVPPDRLGDYLRDLKKLFEEFGYRSPSVYGHFGQGCVHTRIPFELTSAEGVAAFRAFLLRAADLVASYGGSLSGEHGDGQARGELLTHMFGAKLVGAFGELKSAFDPRDRMNPGKVVAPHRVDEDLRLGPLWRPRGQETHFGYPDDEGSFDRAVLRCVGIGNCRSHSGGVMCPSYRATGEEEHSTRGRARLLFEMLGGHADSAVSDGWRSTEVRDALDLCLACKGCKSDCPVGVDMATYKAEFLSHHYARRLRPAAHYSMGWLPLWARLSRIAPRWVNAVSHAPGVARLGKALAGVAGAREAPPFAEESFVEWWAARGTEEPDPADPRTVVLWPDTFSTHFHPAVAKAAVRVLEDAGFRVAVPTRAVCCGLTWISTGQLATAKRVLGRTLEVLRPWIEAGTPIVGLEPSCTAVFRADAPELMPDDQDVQRVAEQFRTFSELLLNDAPDGWQPPSLARSATVQTHCHQHAVMGHDADRELMRRAGIDADVLDEGCCGLAGNFGFERGHHDLSMTIAEQGVLPAVRDSAPGALVLADGFSCRTQIEQGGTGRRALHLAEALALALDGPLPAHRPERLAGRPSASAGDARLVTAGVLTAVAAAAGLAGALTRRRRDRPA, from the coding sequence ATGGCGCGAGAATCATCACCGGACGAAGACGCCGGCGCGGCCCCGACGCGGACCGAGGAACTCGATGTCCCGGCCCTGGAACGCGCGCTCCAGGGCCGCGTGAACGGTGAGGTGCGGTTCGACGCGGGCAGCAGGGGGGCCTATTCGACCGACGGGTCGAACTACCGCCAGGTGCCGATCGGCGTCGTCGTCCCCCGTGACGTCGAGGCGGGCGCCGCCGCCGTCGCGGTGTGCGCGGAGTTCGGGGCGCCGGTCCTCTCCCGGGGTGGCGGCACCAGCCTGGGCGGGCAGTGCACCAACACCGCGGTGGTCATCGACTGGACGAAGTACTGCCACCGGCTGGTCTCGGTGGACGCCGGGCGGCGGACCTGTGTGGTCGAACCCGGCATCGTGCTGGACGAGCTGAACCGTGAGCTCTCCGGCCACGAACTGAAGTTCGGTCCGAAACCGTCCACCCACAGCCACTGCTCGCTCGGCGGCATGATCGGCAACAACTCGTGCGGCGCCTCCGCCCAGGCGTACGGAAAGACCGTGGACAACGTACGGCGGCTGGAGATCCTGACCTACGACGGGCTCCGGTGCTGGGTCGGTCCCACCCCCGACGAGGAGTTCGAGCGGATCGTCGCCGCCGGGGGCCGCCGGGCCGAGCTCTACCGCGAGCTGCGGCGGATCGTCGACCACCACCTCGGCGACGTGCGCCGGGGCTTCCCCCGGATTCCGCGCCGGGTGTCCGGATACAACCTGGACTCGCTGCTCCCGGAGAACGGCTTCGACGTGGCCCGCGCGCTCGTCGGCAGCGAGGGCACCCTCGTCACCGTGCTCCACGCGGAGCTGGAGCTGGTACCCGTGCCGCCGTACGAGTCGATACTGCTCCTCGGTTACGACGACATCTGCTCGGCCGCCGACGACGTCCCCCGGCTCCTGGAGCACAGCTCTCCGACGCAGTTGGAGGCGCTCGACGGGCGGATGGCGCAGCTGATGCGTGAGGAGCACGCGTTCCTGGAGTCGCTGGACGCGTTCCCCGAGGGCGAGAGCTGGCTGCTGCTCCAGTTCAGCGGTGACAGCCAGGAGGAGGTGGACACGCAGGGCCAGGGGCTGCTGAAGGCGCTGGGGCGTACCGAGAAGGACCCCACGGTGACGTTCTCGGACGATCCCGGACGCGAGCAGAAGATGCTCAAGGCGCGCGAGGCGGGGCTCGGGGTGACCGCGCGGCCACCGGACGGGCGGGACACCTGGGAGGGGTGGGAGGACTCCGCGGTGCCTCCGGACCGGCTCGGTGACTATCTGCGCGACCTGAAGAAGCTCTTCGAGGAGTTCGGGTACCGGAGTCCTTCCGTCTACGGGCACTTCGGGCAGGGGTGTGTCCACACCCGGATTCCGTTCGAGCTGACGAGCGCGGAGGGCGTCGCGGCGTTCCGGGCGTTTCTGCTGCGGGCCGCCGATCTGGTCGCGTCCTACGGAGGCTCGCTCTCCGGTGAGCACGGTGACGGGCAGGCCCGGGGCGAGCTGCTCACGCACATGTTCGGTGCGAAGCTCGTCGGCGCGTTCGGCGAGCTCAAGTCGGCCTTCGACCCGCGGGACCGGATGAATCCCGGCAAGGTGGTGGCCCCCCACCGGGTGGACGAGGACCTCAGGCTGGGACCGCTGTGGCGTCCGCGCGGCCAGGAGACGCACTTCGGCTACCCCGACGACGAGGGCTCCTTCGACCGGGCCGTGCTGCGGTGCGTGGGCATCGGGAACTGCCGGTCGCACAGCGGTGGCGTGATGTGTCCGTCGTACCGGGCGACCGGCGAGGAGGAGCACTCGACCCGGGGCAGGGCGCGGCTGCTGTTCGAGATGCTGGGCGGACACGCCGACTCGGCCGTGTCGGACGGATGGCGTTCCACCGAGGTCCGTGACGCGCTCGATCTCTGCCTGGCGTGCAAGGGCTGCAAGTCGGACTGCCCGGTCGGTGTCGACATGGCCACGTACAAGGCGGAATTCCTGAGTCATCACTACGCGCGGAGGCTGAGGCCCGCCGCCCACTACTCGATGGGCTGGCTGCCGTTGTGGGCGCGGCTGTCACGGATCGCGCCCCGCTGGGTGAACGCGGTGTCGCACGCCCCGGGGGTCGCGCGGCTGGGGAAGGCGCTGGCCGGGGTGGCCGGGGCGCGGGAGGCGCCGCCGTTCGCCGAGGAGTCGTTCGTGGAGTGGTGGGCGGCGCGTGGCACCGAGGAGCCCGATCCGGCGGACCCCCGTACGGTCGTGCTCTGGCCCGACACGTTCAGCACCCATTTCCATCCGGCCGTCGCGAAGGCGGCGGTACGGGTGCTGGAGGACGCCGGCTTCCGGGTGGCCGTGCCGACCCGGGCGGTGTGCTGCGGGCTGACCTGGATCTCGACCGGGCAACTCGCCACCGCGAAGCGGGTGCTGGGCCGGACCCTGGAGGTGCTGCGTCCGTGGATCGAGGCCGGGACGCCCATCGTCGGGCTCGAACCGTCGTGCACCGCTGTCTTCCGCGCGGACGCGCCCGAGCTGATGCCGGACGACCAGGACGTCCAGCGGGTCGCCGAGCAGTTCCGTACGTTCTCCGAGCTGCTTCTGAACGATGCCCCGGACGGGTGGCAGCCGCCGTCGCTCGCCCGGTCCGCCACCGTGCAGACGCACTGTCACCAGCACGCGGTGATGGGCCATGACGCGGATCGCGAGCTGATGCGCCGCGCCGGTATCGATGCCGACGTGCTGGACGAGGGGTGCTGTGGGCTCGCCGGGAACTTCGGCTTCGAGCGTGGTCACCACGATCTGTCGATGACCATCGCCGAGCAGGGGGTGCTGCCGGCCGTGCGTGACTCCGCCCCCGGCGCGCTGGTGCTCGCGGACGGTTTCAGCTGCCGTACGCAGATCGAGCAGGGCGGAACGGGGCGGCGGGCCCTGCACCTGGCGGAGGCACTGGCGCTCGCCCTGGACGGTCCCCTGCCCGCGCACCGTCCCGAACGGCTCGCCGGCCGGCCGTCGGCGTCGGCCGGTGACGCCCGGCTGGTCACGGCGGGCGTACTGACAGCCGTCGCCGCGGCGGCCGGCCTCGCCGGCGCGCTGACCCGCCGACGGCGCGACCGCCCGGCATGA
- a CDS encoding VOC family protein — MAALVNCPRFHLAVPVDDLDAAGVFYGEVLGCARGRSSGTWTDWDLYGHQLVTHLAPVLAAGPDEGRYGSVDGHQVPVPHFGVLLSAEDFHALAARIGRAGTPFVIEPYLRFAGEPAEQWTMFLCDPAGNALEFKAFTDDAQVFATDGARRSA, encoded by the coding sequence ATGGCGGCTCTCGTGAACTGCCCGCGCTTCCATCTCGCGGTACCGGTCGACGACCTGGACGCGGCCGGCGTGTTCTACGGAGAAGTGCTGGGCTGCGCCCGGGGCCGGTCCTCCGGCACCTGGACGGACTGGGACCTGTACGGTCATCAGCTCGTCACCCATCTCGCACCCGTACTCGCCGCCGGTCCGGACGAGGGCCGGTACGGCTCGGTCGACGGCCATCAGGTGCCGGTACCGCACTTCGGAGTCCTGCTGTCCGCCGAGGACTTCCACGCCCTGGCCGCGCGGATCGGCCGCGCGGGCACCCCGTTCGTGATCGAGCCCTATCTGCGTTTCGCGGGCGAGCCGGCCGAGCAGTGGACCATGTTCCTCTGCGACCCGGCGGGCAACGCCCTGGAGTTCAAGGCGTTCACGGACGACGCGCAGGTCTTCGCGACGGACGGGGCCCGCCGCTCGGCATGA
- a CDS encoding GntR family transcriptional regulator, with protein sequence MRGSGQVGPAARRGLADEVADRIREAVFDGTFAPGAALREVELAGMLQVSRGPVREALIRLEREGLVVSGWHRGTVVRTLSTEDIREIYSLRAALDRLAVATAVEHAGEADLAALDAVVDRMADAVRDGATETVLALDMEFHDLVYRAAGHGRLEEAWRAIRSQVHLFLLTRAAGSDDYRPVVVAEHRAIVEAVRSGDTERAVALCEEHLREAYQRLVARS encoded by the coding sequence ATGCGAGGTTCTGGGCAAGTGGGGCCGGCGGCGCGCCGGGGGCTGGCCGACGAGGTCGCGGACAGAATCCGCGAGGCGGTCTTCGACGGGACCTTCGCGCCGGGTGCGGCCCTGCGCGAGGTCGAACTCGCGGGCATGCTCCAGGTCAGCCGGGGGCCGGTGCGGGAAGCCCTGATCCGGCTGGAGCGTGAGGGCCTTGTCGTGTCGGGCTGGCACCGCGGCACGGTGGTGCGCACGCTGTCCACCGAGGACATCCGTGAGATCTACAGCCTGCGAGCCGCGCTGGACCGGCTCGCGGTGGCGACCGCGGTGGAGCACGCGGGGGAGGCGGATCTGGCCGCCCTGGACGCCGTCGTCGACAGGATGGCCGACGCCGTGCGCGACGGGGCCACCGAGACCGTGCTCGCCCTGGACATGGAGTTCCACGATCTGGTGTACCGGGCCGCGGGGCACGGACGGCTGGAGGAGGCGTGGCGGGCGATCCGCTCCCAGGTGCATCTGTTCCTGCTCACCCGGGCCGCCGGGAGTGACGACTACCGGCCCGTCGTGGTGGCGGAGCACCGCGCGATCGTGGAGGCGGTGCGCTCGGGCGACACGGAGCGCGCGGTGGCGTTGTGCGAGGAACACCTGCGGGAGGCGTACCAGCGGCTCGTCGCGCGGAGCTGA
- a CDS encoding D-2-hydroxyacid dehydrogenase, translating to MSTQRIDVLIASPLEAEHVDRISDVDPRVNVLYAPELLPVPRYDADHVGTRPDLGAEDQARWRALLARADVSFDFDWWVPADMPVNCPRLTWIQATSAGIGQYVERTGLAESDITFTTAAGAHGVPLAEFALAGVLHFVKGLPRLRDWQRAHHWESHTTRQLAGSRVMVVGLGGIGREVARLFSLMGVEVWGVGRPGRSYTVPGVSRVHSFLDFEAALPDVDALILACPLTGWTRGLIDETRLRMLRPDAVLVNIARGPVVDEEALVEALREGRLGGACLDVFAAEPLPAGSPLWDMDNVIVSPHSASTVTTENAYITDIFTDNLRRRLEGRPLRNLYSRENGY from the coding sequence TTGTCGACCCAGCGGATCGATGTACTCATCGCCTCTCCTCTGGAGGCGGAGCACGTGGACCGGATCTCGGACGTGGACCCCCGGGTCAACGTCCTGTACGCCCCCGAACTGCTTCCCGTACCCCGCTACGACGCCGACCACGTCGGCACCCGGCCCGACCTCGGGGCCGAGGACCAGGCACGGTGGCGGGCGCTGCTGGCCCGCGCCGACGTCAGTTTCGACTTCGACTGGTGGGTACCGGCCGACATGCCCGTCAACTGCCCCCGGTTGACCTGGATTCAAGCCACCAGCGCTGGAATCGGCCAGTACGTGGAGCGCACGGGACTGGCCGAAAGTGACATCACCTTCACGACGGCCGCCGGTGCCCACGGGGTGCCGCTGGCGGAGTTCGCCCTCGCCGGAGTCCTCCACTTCGTGAAGGGCCTGCCCCGGCTCCGTGACTGGCAGCGGGCACACCACTGGGAAAGCCACACCACCCGGCAGCTGGCCGGGTCACGCGTCATGGTCGTCGGACTCGGTGGCATCGGGCGCGAGGTGGCCCGCCTCTTCTCCCTCATGGGCGTGGAGGTCTGGGGGGTGGGCAGGCCGGGGCGGTCCTACACCGTGCCGGGCGTGAGCAGGGTCCACTCCTTCCTCGACTTCGAGGCGGCCCTGCCCGACGTGGACGCGCTGATCCTGGCCTGCCCGCTGACCGGGTGGACCAGGGGGCTCATCGATGAGACCCGGCTGCGGATGCTGCGACCGGACGCGGTCCTGGTGAACATCGCCCGTGGCCCGGTCGTCGACGAGGAAGCCCTCGTCGAAGCCCTGCGCGAGGGCCGCCTCGGCGGCGCCTGCCTCGACGTGTTCGCGGCCGAACCCCTGCCGGCCGGTTCCCCGCTGTGGGACATGGACAACGTCATCGTCTCGCCCCATTCCGCGTCCACGGTCACCACGGAGAACGCGTACATCACCGACATCTTCACCGACAACCTGCGGCGCCGGCTGGAAGGCCGTCCGCTGCGCAACCTGTACAGCCGGGAGAACGGCTACTGA